One genomic window of Ficedula albicollis isolate OC2 chromosome 18, FicAlb1.5, whole genome shotgun sequence includes the following:
- the CCDC61 gene encoding coiled-coil domain-containing protein 61 isoform X2: MAEPRFLQAECAFRPGAHTVRVTLTRSALRVEVEAHGTADLWRGEFDATFIEDLTRKTGNFKQFGIFCSMLESALTQSSDSVSLELLTYTDLETLHSRKVGTVTRPPPSTHSPLNSKRYLILVYSVEFDRIHYPLPLPYAGRPDLVALVRELQEQLAQLRAQRLEETQHLRDALWQAVEEKRAAEARHQREYRQMAAELTQAKASEKRLQLRVKNLTAELASCKRGRQKSASPAPRPQERRSASLESHRSSRGHPSSKSPSPAGSRPPRFDPTAFVRARQCRQKEAELRNQRRGVASGSTSPARSHRRSSSAESSRSCRLGGSSGSKASEHPEPVPCRDRRLTRTRRPLSISSCNGPCMVSRPAASHKLPGCRTGGKRPGKENHMKESSAELAEIDARLQALQEYMDRLNTGM; encoded by the exons ATGGCCGAGCCGCGGTTCCTGCAGGCCGAGTGCGCGTTCCGGCCCGGGGCGCACACGGTGCGGGTGACCCTGACCCGCAGCGCCCTGCGGGTGGAGGTGGAGGCTCACGGCACCGCCGACCTGTGGAGGGGCGAGTTCGATGCCACCT TCATCGAGGACCTGACCCGCAAAACGGGGAATTTCAAGCAGTTTGGCATTTTCTGCAGCATGCTGGAGTCGGCATTGACACAG AGTAGCGACTCCGtcagcctggagctcctcaCCTACACCGACCTGGAGACCCTGCACAGCCGGAAAGTGGGGACAGTCACCCGGCCTCCCCCTTCCACCCATTCCCCCCTCAACAGCAAGCGCTACCTCATCCTCGTCTACTCTGTGGAGTTCGATAG GATCCATTACCCGCTGCCGCTGCCCTACGCGGGGCGGCCGGACCTGGTGGCCCTGGTgcgggagctgcaggagcagctggcgCAGCTCCGGGCCCAGCGCCTGGAGGAGACCCAGCACTTGCGGGACGC GCTGTGGCAGGCGGTGGAGGAGAAGCGGGCAGCAGAGGCGCGGCACCAGCGCGAGTACCGGCAGATGGCTGCGGAG CTGACCCAGGCAAAGGCGTCCGAGAAGAGGCTGCAGCTGCGGGTGAAGAACCTGACGGCTGAACTGGCCTCCTGCAAGAGGGG CCGCCAGAaatctgccagcccagccccacgcCCCCAGGAGCGAcgctcagcatccctggagagCCACAGGAGCAGCCGGGGCCACCCCTCGTCCAAGTCCCCGTCACCTGCAG GCTCCCGCCCACCACGCTTCGACCCCACTGCCTTTGTCAGGGCTCGGCAGTGCCGGCAGAAGGAAGCTGAGCTCAGAAA CCAGCGCCGTGGAGTGGCTTCTGGCAGCACCAGCCCGGCGAGGAGCCACAGGCGCAGCTCGTCTG ctgaaagCTCCCGGAGCTGTCGCTTGggagggagctctggcagcaaaGCCAGTGAGCACCCTGAGCCCGTGCCCTGCAG ggacaggagacTGACCCGTACGCGGAGACCCCTGAGCATCTCATCCTGCAATGGCCCCTGCATG GTGTCTCgcccagctgccagccacaAGCTGCCAGGGTGCAGGACTGGTGGCAAGCGCCCTGGTAAAG AGAACCACATGAAGGAATCCTCAGCTGAACTGGCTGAGATCGATGCCcggctgcaggctctgcaggagtACATGGACAGACTGAACACAGGCATGTGA
- the LOC101808754 gene encoding protein ADP-ribosylarginine hydrolase-like: MEETVPSVESYEAAMVLSGVGDALGYRAGRWEYCTSGPQIHGELAQLGGLAAISLEPPEWPVSDDTVLHLATAEGLATGLEGEPLLQELARRYVAAMGDMEGRKPGPSSILGTSQLRPGEPEGYRIPFNPRGTGCGAAMRSLAIGLRYPHTWELPTLIKVSIESGRMTHHHPTGYLGALAVALFGALGARGEPPERWGAELLRVLPLAWDYVEGTGMAVEDNAAAWPFFGEAWHRYLDSRGLLEGRGPPRVPSLPSPAERDTEYLGWALEGWPGRSGHDAPMVALESLLAAGGSWEELCARAVLHGGDSDSTGTIAAGCWGLRWGLESIPPGLHRRLEHRGRLRDTAQRLHALAWGAR, encoded by the exons atggagGAGAC GGTGCCCTCGGTGGAGTCCTACGAGGCTGCCATGGTGCTGAGCGGGGTGGGGGACGCGCTGGGCTACCGGGCAGGTCGCTGGGAGTACTGCACCTCGGGCCCCCAGATCCACGGCGAGCTGGCCCAGCTGGGGGGGCTGGCAGCCATCAGCCTGGAGCCCCCCGAGTGGCCCGTGAGCGATGACACCGTCCTGCACCTCGCCACCGCCGAGGGGCTGGCCACAG GCCTGGAGGGGGagcccctcctgcaggagctggctcGCCGCTATGTGGCCGCCATGGGCGACATGGAGGGACGCAAGCCCGGACCCAGCAGCATCCTAG GCACCTCGCAGCTGCGGCCGGGGGAGCCCGAGGGCTATCGCATCCCCTTCAACCCCCGCGGCACCGG ctgcggggCCGCCATGCGCAGCCTGGCCATCGGCCTCAG GTACCCGCACACCTGGGAGCTGCCGACCCTGATCAAGGTGAGCATCGAGAGCGGGCGCATGACCCACCACCACCCCACTG ggtACCTCGGAGCACTGGCAGTGGCCCTCtttggggcactgggagctcgGGGCGAACCCCCAGAGCGCtggggggctgagctgctgcgGGTCCTGCCCCTGGCATGGGACTACGTGGAGGGCACCGGGATGGCCGTGGAGGACAACGCTGCTGCCTGGCCATTCTTCGGGGAGGCGTGGCACCG GTACCTGGACTCCCGTGGGCTCCTGGAAGGCCGTGGCCCACCACGGGTtccatccctcccctccccagctgagCGGGACACAGAGTACCTAGGCTGGGCACTGGAGGGGTGGCCGGGGCGCAGCGGCCACGACGCACCCATGGTGGCCTTGGAGTCGCTGCTGGCAGCTGGCgggagctgggaagagctgtgtgccagggcagtgctgcacgGCGGGGACAGCGACTCCACGGGGACCATcgctgctggctgctgggggctgcGCTGGGGGCTGGAATCCATCCCGCCAGGGCTGCACCGCCGCCTGGAGCACCGCGGGCGGCTGCGCGACACTGCCCAGCGGCTGCACGCGCTGGCCTGGGGGGCACGGTGA
- the LOC101808940 gene encoding ubiquitin carboxyl-terminal hydrolase 42-like, translating into MALPPRIVSPYEKICMDWQQRQRPGAGLFNLGNTCYVNVILQCLTYTPPLANYLLSSKHSQSCQQQGFCMMCTMEAHVRKVLCSSASAILPGAVLRDLKFIGEEFEYGRQENAYEFLRCTLSAMHRACLSGSSNLDVSSQQTTIVHQIFGGFMKYTVTCLSCQAVVASYKAFLDVSLDIRAASSLTTVLEGCVTPKQLDQKECFRCSKCKKKAAASKKATVHRAPRVLTLCLERADQLTGTKISKFVEYPEYLDLRPYMSDTSGEPLLCSLYAIVVHSGDTCLEGHFLCYTKASNGLWYKMDDESVDNCDIHTVLGQQAYLLFYARCSDLKMRGMTVSSPAPPHAHSKLGQGAARQQQAGSAAPQALPGRMKVVHRQRNCARERARSRSPQRGNDLFSWIMNSNNSNSTGRRRKRTSPLNLDCVPRSATAPGPSNRICQQVPVPSLAWVQTLPVQRGMGRSSWQDYGLWSQVVEIMNSYQSVWRSEHPRDVYQTNTAWVMQQHSI; encoded by the exons ATGGCTCTGCCACCGAGGATTGTCTCTCCCTATGAGAAGATTTGCATGGACTGGCAGCAAAGACAGAGACCTGGAGCAGGGCTCTTCAACCTGGGCAATACTTGCTATGTCAATGTTATCCTGCAGTGCCTGACATACACCCCGCCTCTGGCCAACTACCTGCTCTCTTCCAAGCACAGCCAGTCCT gcCAGCAGCAAGGTTTCTGCATGATGTGCACCATGGAAGCGCACGTCAGGAAAGTCCTGTGCTCCTCAGCCAGTGCcatcctgcctggagctgtccTCAGGGACCTCAAAT TCATAGGAGAAGAGTTTGAATACGGCAGGCAGGAGAACGCCTACGAGTTCTTGCGCTGCACTCTCAGCGCCATGCACAGAGCTTGTCTCAGTGGAAGCAGCAA CTTGGACGTCTCTTCACAACAAACTACCATCGTCCATCAAATATTTGGGGGCTTCATGAAATATACAG TCACGTGCTTGAGCTGCCAAGCAGTTGTTGCTTCCTACAAGGCCTTCCTGGATGTCTCTTTGGATATCAGA GCAGCCTCATCCCTCACCACAGTTCTGGAGGGCTGTGTGACACCCAAGCAGCTGGATCAGAAAGAGTGCTTCAGATGTAGCAA GTGTAAGAAGAAAGCTGCTGCCTCCAAGAAAGCTACAGTCCATCGTGCACCCAGAGTCCTCACACTGTGTCTGGAAAGGGCTGACCAATTGACTGGCACAAAGATCAGCAAG TTTGTGGAGTATCCTGAGTACTTGGATCTTCGGCCATACATGTCTGACACATCTGGAGAacccctcctctgctccttaTATGCCATCGTGGTTCACAGTGGGGACACCTGTCTTGAAGGACACTTCTTGTGCTACACAAAG GCCAGCAATGGGCTGTGGTACAAGATGGACGATGAGTCTGTGGATAACTGTGACATCCACACAGTTCTAGGGCAGCAAGCCTACTTGCTGTTTTATGCCAG gtgCTCGGATTTGAAAATGAGAGGAATGACAGTTTCCTCTCCAGCACCACCGCATGCCCATTCCAAGCTCGgtcagggagcagccaggcagcagcaggcaggttctgcagcaccacaggctctgcctggcaggATGAAGGTGGTGCACAGGCAGAGGAACTGTGCCAGGGAGAGGGCCCGCAGCAGATCCCCACAGCGGGGCAACGATCTCTTCAGCTGGATCAtgaacagcaacaacagcaattcaacaggaaggaggaggaagagaaccAGTCCTTTAAACCTTGACTGTGTTCCCAGGAGTGCCACAGCTCCGGGGCCCTCCAACAGGATCTGCCAGCAGGTGCCTGTACCAAGCCTTGCTTGGGTGCAAACCTTGCCAGTACAGAGAGGGATGGGCAGATCCTCATGGCAGGACTATGGTCTCTGGAGCCAGGTTGTGGAGATCATGAACTCTTACCAGTCAGTGTGGAGGtctgagcatcccagagatGTGTATCAGACAAACACAGCCTGGgtgatgcagcagcacagcatctgA
- the CCDC61 gene encoding coiled-coil domain-containing protein 61 isoform X1: protein MAEPRFLQAECAFRPGAHTVRVTLTRSALRVEVEAHGTADLWRGEFDATFIEDLTRKTGNFKQFGIFCSMLESALTQSSDSVSLELLTYTDLETLHSRKVGTVTRPPPSTHSPLNSKRYLILVYSVEFDRIHYPLPLPYAGRPDLVALVRELQEQLAQLRAQRLEETQHLRDALWQAVEEKRAAEARHQREYRQMAAELTQAKASEKRLQLRVKNLTAELASCKRGRQKSASPAPRPQERRSASLESHRSSRGHPSSKSPSPAGSRPPRFDPTAFVRARQCRQKEAELRNQRRGVASGSTSPARSHRRSSSAESSRSCRLGGSSGSKASEHPEPVPCRRLTRTRRPLSISSCNGPCMVSRPAASHKLPGCRTGGKRPGKENHMKESSAELAEIDARLQALQEYMDRLNTGM from the exons ATGGCCGAGCCGCGGTTCCTGCAGGCCGAGTGCGCGTTCCGGCCCGGGGCGCACACGGTGCGGGTGACCCTGACCCGCAGCGCCCTGCGGGTGGAGGTGGAGGCTCACGGCACCGCCGACCTGTGGAGGGGCGAGTTCGATGCCACCT TCATCGAGGACCTGACCCGCAAAACGGGGAATTTCAAGCAGTTTGGCATTTTCTGCAGCATGCTGGAGTCGGCATTGACACAG AGTAGCGACTCCGtcagcctggagctcctcaCCTACACCGACCTGGAGACCCTGCACAGCCGGAAAGTGGGGACAGTCACCCGGCCTCCCCCTTCCACCCATTCCCCCCTCAACAGCAAGCGCTACCTCATCCTCGTCTACTCTGTGGAGTTCGATAG GATCCATTACCCGCTGCCGCTGCCCTACGCGGGGCGGCCGGACCTGGTGGCCCTGGTgcgggagctgcaggagcagctggcgCAGCTCCGGGCCCAGCGCCTGGAGGAGACCCAGCACTTGCGGGACGC GCTGTGGCAGGCGGTGGAGGAGAAGCGGGCAGCAGAGGCGCGGCACCAGCGCGAGTACCGGCAGATGGCTGCGGAG CTGACCCAGGCAAAGGCGTCCGAGAAGAGGCTGCAGCTGCGGGTGAAGAACCTGACGGCTGAACTGGCCTCCTGCAAGAGGGG CCGCCAGAaatctgccagcccagccccacgcCCCCAGGAGCGAcgctcagcatccctggagagCCACAGGAGCAGCCGGGGCCACCCCTCGTCCAAGTCCCCGTCACCTGCAG GCTCCCGCCCACCACGCTTCGACCCCACTGCCTTTGTCAGGGCTCGGCAGTGCCGGCAGAAGGAAGCTGAGCTCAGAAA CCAGCGCCGTGGAGTGGCTTCTGGCAGCACCAGCCCGGCGAGGAGCCACAGGCGCAGCTCGTCTG ctgaaagCTCCCGGAGCTGTCGCTTGggagggagctctggcagcaaaGCCAGTGAGCACCCTGAGCCCGTGCCCTGCAG gagacTGACCCGTACGCGGAGACCCCTGAGCATCTCATCCTGCAATGGCCCCTGCATG GTGTCTCgcccagctgccagccacaAGCTGCCAGGGTGCAGGACTGGTGGCAAGCGCCCTGGTAAAG AGAACCACATGAAGGAATCCTCAGCTGAACTGGCTGAGATCGATGCCcggctgcaggctctgcaggagtACATGGACAGACTGAACACAGGCATGTGA
- the CCDC61 gene encoding coiled-coil domain-containing protein 61 isoform X3, which translates to MRQRCSRRPGAMAEPRFLQAECAFRPGAHTVRVTLTRSALRVEVEAHGTADLWRGEFDATFIEDLTRKTGNFKQFGIFCSMLESALTQSSDSVSLELLTYTDLETLHSRKVGTVTRPPPSTHSPLNSKRYLILVYSVEFDRIHYPLPLPYAGRPDLVALVRELQEQLAQLRAQRLEETQHLRDALWQAVEEKRAAEARHQREYRQMAAELTQAKASEKRLQLRVKNLTAELASCKRGRQKSASPAPRPQERRSASLESHRSSRGHPSSKSPSPAGSRPPRFDPTAFVRARQCRQKEAELRNQRRGVASGSTSPARSHRRSSSAESSRSCRLGGSSGSKASEHPEPVPCRDRRLTRTRRPLSISSCNGPCMVSRPAASHKLPGCRTGGKRPGKENHMKESSAELAEIDARLQALQEYMDRLNTGM; encoded by the exons ATGCGGCAGCGCTGCTCCCG CCGCCCTGGCGCCATGGCCGAGCCGCGGTTCCTGCAGGCCGAGTGCGCGTTCCGGCCCGGGGCGCACACGGTGCGGGTGACCCTGACCCGCAGCGCCCTGCGGGTGGAGGTGGAGGCTCACGGCACCGCCGACCTGTGGAGGGGCGAGTTCGATGCCACCT TCATCGAGGACCTGACCCGCAAAACGGGGAATTTCAAGCAGTTTGGCATTTTCTGCAGCATGCTGGAGTCGGCATTGACACAG AGTAGCGACTCCGtcagcctggagctcctcaCCTACACCGACCTGGAGACCCTGCACAGCCGGAAAGTGGGGACAGTCACCCGGCCTCCCCCTTCCACCCATTCCCCCCTCAACAGCAAGCGCTACCTCATCCTCGTCTACTCTGTGGAGTTCGATAG GATCCATTACCCGCTGCCGCTGCCCTACGCGGGGCGGCCGGACCTGGTGGCCCTGGTgcgggagctgcaggagcagctggcgCAGCTCCGGGCCCAGCGCCTGGAGGAGACCCAGCACTTGCGGGACGC GCTGTGGCAGGCGGTGGAGGAGAAGCGGGCAGCAGAGGCGCGGCACCAGCGCGAGTACCGGCAGATGGCTGCGGAG CTGACCCAGGCAAAGGCGTCCGAGAAGAGGCTGCAGCTGCGGGTGAAGAACCTGACGGCTGAACTGGCCTCCTGCAAGAGGGG CCGCCAGAaatctgccagcccagccccacgcCCCCAGGAGCGAcgctcagcatccctggagagCCACAGGAGCAGCCGGGGCCACCCCTCGTCCAAGTCCCCGTCACCTGCAG GCTCCCGCCCACCACGCTTCGACCCCACTGCCTTTGTCAGGGCTCGGCAGTGCCGGCAGAAGGAAGCTGAGCTCAGAAA CCAGCGCCGTGGAGTGGCTTCTGGCAGCACCAGCCCGGCGAGGAGCCACAGGCGCAGCTCGTCTG ctgaaagCTCCCGGAGCTGTCGCTTGggagggagctctggcagcaaaGCCAGTGAGCACCCTGAGCCCGTGCCCTGCAG ggacaggagacTGACCCGTACGCGGAGACCCCTGAGCATCTCATCCTGCAATGGCCCCTGCATG GTGTCTCgcccagctgccagccacaAGCTGCCAGGGTGCAGGACTGGTGGCAAGCGCCCTGGTAAAG AGAACCACATGAAGGAATCCTCAGCTGAACTGGCTGAGATCGATGCCcggctgcaggctctgcaggagtACATGGACAGACTGAACACAGGCATGTGA